A genome region from Triticum aestivum cultivar Chinese Spring chromosome 2B, IWGSC CS RefSeq v2.1, whole genome shotgun sequence includes the following:
- the LOC123046806 gene encoding uncharacterized protein isoform X1, giving the protein MTSEGNKAAAPNEPLPIEPLASSGAKRKRGRPRKYEYSTYEQPHMAQPIQSIPPLRSALYNPNIRHDGLHINHTLGGTLDTKMHTVYVLPAQQTQGDRPSRPVESGSTVKFRENQVSSSSSAHVQGNLGKDVIIGKHFVGKMTKQCPGFSLITVRLKDNQVLRGWIPDETNLRPITPKDDLAPDLPMLQPSKLQKKASAIHRQAAPPLPVHLENVTIAKPLQMRRPVETSTAKHIIPPAPRPYVGSGVVAAAPVSVISGNVSRPLPKQDTGSLSQEPSATVVPVTVKPAQPVLVSCRHVDQDVHVEGKSVPEFNSDSESSSGSKESSGQTPRGFPAAMDETEITSGSKEHSNTANSDQHIFKEPSDNSEQSDEPKTETSILKGVDGSMIEASGTAPAAEASSANPNPLDDVQSAVKEDELKVDSKESRLTTTT; this is encoded by the exons ATGACATCAGAAGGGAATAAAGCTGCTGCGCCTAATGAACCGCTGCCCATTGAGCCACTTGCAAGCTCTGGTGCAAAGCGTAAGCGTGGCCGCCCAAGGAAGTACGAGTATTCTACATATGAACAACCTCACATGGCACAGCCCATTCAGAGCATTCCACCTCTTCGCAGCGCACTGTATAACCCAAATATCCGACATGATGGGCTGCATATTAACCATACATTAGGTGGTACTCTTGACACTAAAATGCATACAGTTTATGTTCTGCCTGCACAGCAGACTCAAGGTGATAGGCCCAGTCGACCTGTAGAGTCTGGTAGTACAGTCAAGTTTCGTGAAAATCAAGTCTCCAGCAGTAGTAGTGCTCATGTGCAAGGTAATTTAGGCAAGGATGTTATCATTGGCAAGCATTTTGTTGGAAAGATGACCAAGCAATGTCCTGGGTTTTCTCTTATTACGGTGAGACTGAAGGACAATCAGGTGCTCAGAGGTTGGATCCCGGATGAAACTAACCTACGCCCAATAACACCAAAGGATGATCTTGCCCCTGACCTTCCCATGCTCCAACCAAGTAAACTTCAAAAGAAAGCATCTGCAATCCACAGACAAGCTGCTCCTCCCTTACCAGTCCACTTAGAGAACGTTACAATTGCAAAGCCTCTTCAGATGAGGAGGCCTGTGGAGACATCTACTGCTAAGCACATCATCCCTCCTGCTCCAAGACCTTACGTTGGTTCTGGGGTTGTTGCAGCAGCACCTGTTTCGGTTATATCTGGGAATGTATCAAGGCCTTTGCCCAAGCAAGACACTGGATCTTTGAGCCAAGAACCATCAGCTACTGTGGTGCCAGTCACAGTTAAACCTGCTCAGCCTGTATTAGTATCATGCAGACACGTGGATCAAGATGTGCATGTTGAAGGAAAATCTGTCCCTGAGTTTAACAGTGATTCTGAATCTTCAAGTGGAAGCAAGGAGTCATCAG GCCAAACTCCGCGTGGTTTTCCAGCTGCCATGGATGAGACTGAGATAACATCAG GCtccaaagaacactcaaatactGCTAATAGCGACCAACATATTTTTAAGGAACCATCAG ATAACTCAGAACAGTCTGATGAACCAAAGACAGAGACTAGCATCCTGAAAGGAGTTGATGGCTCAATGATAGAGGCCTCAG GAACTGCACCAGCGGCAGAGGCCTCAAGTGCAAACCCTAATCCCCTAG ATGATGTTCAATCTGCCGTGAAGGAAGATGAACTGAAGGTTGACAGCAAAGAAAGCAGGCTGACAACGACGACATAA
- the LOC123046806 gene encoding uncharacterized protein isoform X2 yields MTSEGNKAAAPNEPLPIEPLASSGAKRKRGRPRKYEYSTYEQPHMAQPIQSIPPLRSALYNPNIRHDGLHINHTLGGTLDTKMHTVYVLPAQQTQGDRPSRPVESGSTVKFRENQVSSSSSAHVQGNLGKDVIIGKHFVGKMTKQCPGFSLITVRLKDNQVLRGWIPDETNLRPITPKDDLAPDLPMLQPSKLQKKASAIHRQAAPPLPVHLENVTIAKPLQMRRPVETSTAKHIIPPAPRPYVGSGVVAAAPVSVISGNVSRPLPKQDTGSLSQEPSATVVPVTVKPAQPVLVSCRHVDQDVHVEGKSVPEFNSDSESSSGSKESSGQTPRGFPAAMDETEITSGSKEHSNTANSDQHIFKEPSDNSEQSDEPKTETSILKGVDGSMIEASDDVQSAVKEDELKVDSKESRLTTTT; encoded by the exons ATGACATCAGAAGGGAATAAAGCTGCTGCGCCTAATGAACCGCTGCCCATTGAGCCACTTGCAAGCTCTGGTGCAAAGCGTAAGCGTGGCCGCCCAAGGAAGTACGAGTATTCTACATATGAACAACCTCACATGGCACAGCCCATTCAGAGCATTCCACCTCTTCGCAGCGCACTGTATAACCCAAATATCCGACATGATGGGCTGCATATTAACCATACATTAGGTGGTACTCTTGACACTAAAATGCATACAGTTTATGTTCTGCCTGCACAGCAGACTCAAGGTGATAGGCCCAGTCGACCTGTAGAGTCTGGTAGTACAGTCAAGTTTCGTGAAAATCAAGTCTCCAGCAGTAGTAGTGCTCATGTGCAAGGTAATTTAGGCAAGGATGTTATCATTGGCAAGCATTTTGTTGGAAAGATGACCAAGCAATGTCCTGGGTTTTCTCTTATTACGGTGAGACTGAAGGACAATCAGGTGCTCAGAGGTTGGATCCCGGATGAAACTAACCTACGCCCAATAACACCAAAGGATGATCTTGCCCCTGACCTTCCCATGCTCCAACCAAGTAAACTTCAAAAGAAAGCATCTGCAATCCACAGACAAGCTGCTCCTCCCTTACCAGTCCACTTAGAGAACGTTACAATTGCAAAGCCTCTTCAGATGAGGAGGCCTGTGGAGACATCTACTGCTAAGCACATCATCCCTCCTGCTCCAAGACCTTACGTTGGTTCTGGGGTTGTTGCAGCAGCACCTGTTTCGGTTATATCTGGGAATGTATCAAGGCCTTTGCCCAAGCAAGACACTGGATCTTTGAGCCAAGAACCATCAGCTACTGTGGTGCCAGTCACAGTTAAACCTGCTCAGCCTGTATTAGTATCATGCAGACACGTGGATCAAGATGTGCATGTTGAAGGAAAATCTGTCCCTGAGTTTAACAGTGATTCTGAATCTTCAAGTGGAAGCAAGGAGTCATCAG GCCAAACTCCGCGTGGTTTTCCAGCTGCCATGGATGAGACTGAGATAACATCAG GCtccaaagaacactcaaatactGCTAATAGCGACCAACATATTTTTAAGGAACCATCAG ATAACTCAGAACAGTCTGATGAACCAAAGACAGAGACTAGCATCCTGAAAGGAGTTGATGGCTCAATGATAGAGGCCTCAG ATGATGTTCAATCTGCCGTGAAGGAAGATGAACTGAAGGTTGACAGCAAAGAAAGCAGGCTGACAACGACGACATAA
- the LOC123042171 gene encoding BTB/POZ and MATH domain-containing protein 3-like: protein MAGERVPEKITSSTILAETTATLCLEVSNYLQLTGMGVSKFVSSPALRIGGYDWRIDFFPDGENEDCAGNASAFLTYLSRDVDVSTKFRMRMLEKKGRLPPVASFDVSKRVFSSGPYKDDSWGHYKFVDKAKLESLSQLGDGCFTVLCDVTVIHDSLPVELPFDLERVLRDGRRTDVTFHVGRQKFHAHSPVLAARSPVFEAQLYGPMADKDMGRVKIVGVKPFIFEAMLHYIYTDFLPPCHDEGGDSAAAMQHLLVAADRYGLDRLKLMCEEELCKRIDAETIVTMLALADQHHCKRLKDACIELFPAAARGRPRGKRVKSATSIITAKLRRGLRSDTKLRRVLRSDKERYVEMALP from the coding sequence ATGGCAGGAGAGCGCGTACCTGAGAAGATAACGTCGTCGACGATCTTGGCAGAGACCACCGCAACTCTATGTCTCGAGGTGAGCAACTACCTGCAGCTCACGGGCATGGGCGTCAGCAAGTTCGTTTCTTCCCCGGCCTTGAGAATCGGCGGCTATGACTGGCGCATCGACTTCTTCCCGGACGGAGAAAACGAGGACTGTGCCGGCAACGCCTCAGCGTTCCTGACCTATCTTAGCCGAGACGTGGACGTGAGCACCAAGTTCAGGATGAGAATGCTGGAGAAGAAGGGCCGGTTACCGCCGGTAGCAAGCTTCGACGTGTCGAAGCGCGTCTTCTCTTCGGGGCCGTACAAGGACGATAGCTGGGGCCACTACAAATTCGTGGACAAGGCCAAGCTGGAATCGCTGTCGCAGCTCGGGGACGGCTGCTTCACGGTACTGTGCGACGTCACCGTCATACATGATTCGCTACCGGTGGAGCTGCCTTTCGATCTCGAGCGCGTGCTCAGAGACGGGCGACGCACGGACGTTACGTTCCACGTGGGCCGTCAGAAGTTCCACGCCCACAGTCCTGTCCTGGCCGCACGGTCGCCCGTCTTTGAAGCTCAGCTCTACGGCCCCATGGCGGACAAGGACATGGGGCGCGTCAAGATCGTCGGCGTGAAGCCTTTCATCTTTGAGGCGATGCTTCACTACATCTACACGGACTTCCTGCCGCCATGCCACGACGAAGGAGGCGATAGCGCCGCGGCCATGCAACATTTACTGGTCGCGGCCGATAGGTACGGGCTGGACCGACTGAAACTGATGTGCGAGGAAGAGTTGTGCAAAAGAATCGACGCGGAGACCATCGTAACCATGTTGGCGTTGGCAGATCAGCACCACTGCAAGCGACTCAAGGATGCATGCATAGAGTTGTTTCCGGCCGCCGCACGTGGGCGTCCTCGAGGTAAACGGGTCAAGTCAGCCACATCCATCATCACCGCCAAGCTCCGTCGTGGTCTAAGAAGTGACACCAAGCTCCGTCGTGTTCTTAGAAGTGACAAGGAACGATATGTTGAGATGGCGCTCCCGTGA